Proteins from one Leptonema illini DSM 21528 genomic window:
- a CDS encoding exodeoxyribonuclease VII small subunit, producing MSKKRKDTEEFRFEDALDRLEEITRNLESGELSLDESLAAYEEGIKLRDLCTDYLGQAEKRLQMLQKKDGELRPVDIQEEEASLF from the coding sequence ATGAGCAAGAAACGCAAAGACACAGAAGAGTTCCGTTTTGAAGACGCCCTCGACCGTCTTGAAGAGATCACGCGCAATCTTGAATCGGGCGAGCTCAGCCTCGACGAATCCCTCGCCGCTTACGAAGAGGGTATCAAGCTGCGCGATCTGTGCACGGATTATTTAGGTCAGGCCGAAAAACGTCTGCAGATGCTCCAGAAGAAAGACGGCGAGCTGCGTCCCGTCGATATTCAAGAAGAAGAGGCATCGCTTTTTTGA
- a CDS encoding glucose-1-phosphate thymidylyltransferase: protein MKFLLVDLDHPAGRVLSRFEPVFAYRNGIFSDIERIRRLHPDAVPVYLHPDARLERLFADRLGLVPFRADQAKVDLTAFSSEHAHTGADRRSFVETELQSLYDDVEFSADVVALLDDAPSRIAADLFLLNREDFEHRQAAQLIGAKQDLWIHQSVEVPPGVVFDTREGPVVIDERCSLTPFTYIAGPFYAAPDCHLDNVRITGGTVLGEGCRVGGEIENSLFGRFSNKHHEGFVGHSLIGNWVNLGALTTTSDLKNNYGEIRLQLPQERFPTRASSFFTLETGKIKFGSILGDCVKTAIGTMLNTGTVVDAGSNIFAGSPSSYVPPLSWGITGHSYRPGRFLEDCEKIFARRKQVVHPTMQELVSLLSHLS, encoded by the coding sequence ATGAAGTTCCTGCTTGTCGATCTCGATCATCCGGCAGGACGAGTGCTCAGTCGCTTCGAGCCCGTTTTCGCGTATCGCAACGGCATCTTCTCGGACATCGAACGCATCAGACGCCTGCATCCTGATGCGGTGCCCGTGTATCTGCATCCCGATGCCCGGCTGGAGCGGCTCTTTGCCGACCGGCTCGGCCTTGTTCCTTTTCGCGCCGATCAGGCGAAGGTCGATCTGACGGCTTTTTCGTCGGAGCATGCGCATACGGGCGCCGACCGCCGCTCTTTTGTCGAGACAGAGCTACAATCCCTCTATGATGACGTCGAGTTCTCGGCCGACGTCGTCGCGCTGCTTGACGACGCTCCGTCGCGCATCGCCGCCGATCTTTTTCTTTTAAACCGAGAAGACTTTGAACACCGTCAGGCCGCACAGCTCATCGGAGCAAAGCAGGATCTGTGGATTCATCAGTCCGTCGAGGTGCCGCCCGGCGTCGTCTTTGATACGCGCGAAGGTCCGGTCGTTATCGACGAGCGATGCTCGCTCACTCCGTTCACGTACATCGCCGGACCGTTCTATGCGGCGCCGGACTGCCATCTGGATAACGTCCGCATCACAGGCGGCACCGTGCTCGGCGAAGGCTGCCGCGTCGGCGGAGAGATCGAGAATTCGCTCTTCGGACGCTTCTCGAACAAGCATCATGAAGGCTTCGTCGGTCATAGCCTGATCGGCAACTGGGTCAACCTCGGCGCTCTGACGACGACATCCGATCTTAAGAATAACTACGGCGAGATACGCCTGCAACTGCCGCAAGAGCGCTTTCCTACGCGTGCAAGCTCGTTCTTCACGCTCGAAACGGGCAAGATCAAGTTCGGCTCTATTCTCGGGGATTGCGTGAAGACGGCGATCGGCACGATGCTCAATACGGGCACGGTCGTCGATGCCGGCTCGAACATCTTTGCCGGTTCGCCGTCGTCGTATGTGCCGCCGCTTTCCTGGGGAATCACCGGACATTCGTACAGGCCCGGACGTTTCCTTGAGGACTGCGAAAAAATCTTTGCCAGACGCAAGCAGGTCGTGCATCCTACCATGCAGGAGCTCGTCTCACTGCTCAGTCATCTGAGCTGA